The DNA region AGAATTCTGTAGTCCATTATTAGATTAAATTGTCCACTCAGCAGTCTAACAGACCATTATTTGGCTCAGAACTGTACTTCCTATGTTGTATGTGTAATTCGTAAGATTAGCCTTTTTTAAGATTAAGTTTTTTATCTAATCGATTGATCCTGAAGAAATTTTTAAAACGTTAAATTCAACTGAATTTTGCAGACAGCTATGAAGAGGGCAGAAGGAAGGCTAAAGAGGCAGAGCTGATGGATGATGTGACACGTGAGTGTATTCCTTCGCTTTTGATTTGACTttcttttgtatttcatttgtagGACTTTTTCCTCAATTCACAACAGTGTTCTTTTATAGCGCTGCTGAGTTGTCAGACGTTCCGAATTGCCCCCCAGCAATCATCAGAACCAGGTTGGTCCTGCACTGATTTCCACTCAGTCATCTTACTTTtaagtttattgttttttttactaagactaaGGATGACATTGTACAGTTTTGTAGTGtgtattataattgtaaaatgttgtAAATGTGTTTAACATAGCCCTGCTGAGGGAGGTTTTAACAAAATTAGAGATGGTGCTGGACCAGCAATCCACCATCCTCAGATTGTTGCAGCTGCGGGAAGACCAGGAACATCTTTTGGACATTGAGGAAGGTTTGCTGCCCCTGCAAGACCTTCCACGACTGCTCAGCCTCGAGCAAAGGATTCAGCAGAGCCCAGATTATAAGCAAAAACcggtaagatgttttttttttttttttttttttttttttttttttttttacaattgtttgcACAATTACAcagttactgattttttttttaacaggtacACAAATTAGGGCTGTGATGATACGCTCTCTGGAATCAATCTTGTCATAATTCTTGGGTGCCGAATAGGCCTATTTCACACCGTGACGTAGGCAAACTGGAAGTAGGGTAAGTTATTTTCCGGTGAAAGCGCTAGCGTTCATTTGCTTGCCGAAAAATGGCGGAGACCAAAAGTAATCAGAGGTGTAGTGTGCCTATCTgttctaattcaaataaaaacacaacctTATTTATCATTTCATAGATTTCCCACTgacgaaaataaaaaaaaagcgttGAAATTGGACTATACGGAGAGAAGAGGGGGTGACATTTACTGTGAGGAAAGGTAGGACTTTAGTGTGTGCTAAGCACTACACGGAGGATGAGGTCCATGTCCAACCGGAGTCCAGTCATAAAGATCTCGCACCGCGAGCTGTGCCTTCCAGGTTTGCGTGGAAAAATTGTGGAGACGTTAAATCAGGCCACACTAGGACGTCAATACGGGATGTTTGTGGTTCAGAGCAGTAAATGTTGAGATGGTGTAGGAGCACGATTACAACAGCCGTCCTGTCCCAGGTGAGTGTAATgtgttaactaaaacaataacTTATATTAAAAGCTTATCGGCAACTatagacattaataaaatatagtatgttttatttgtattgttagaTATAAcgttatacatttaatttagcaCATGGTAGCAGTTATGCTAACAGTCGAGCAGGTTATTGAAGCGGTGTTTTTATACTTTTGCCATCACCCTTTTATATTACTCTCTTTCTGGCACACAAAATTAACAAAGACAATTCAAGTTATCAATAAAATCCACAACAATGTAGAAAATATGAGCGGTTGACCAAACACCTGTtgtacaagcagataccctgaaCACTGCACAGAGGTTAAGATGACCATTGCtacgtaaataaaataaaaattgaaactcatcctattttgttttaattctccCTTACTAAATTATACAGTTACTGATGCTATGGACTGTGGGATTACTAACAGGCTACATTGGAAACCATtttgtgataaaaataaataaataaaaatgaattattaaactAAATCCTGTATGTATTTACCTCAAGCTGATATGGTTCTTCACGCTTTCTTAACATATGGCCCTAATTACCACTTTCCCTGCAATAAAATTTGAGTCTGAAGTGTCCAAACACGCACACATAGTTAACAAGAAGTTACGTTAGATTTTATTAAACTGCTTTGAAAATAATCCATAAAAGTAAATTAATTCGAAAATCATTATCATGGCAACTGGATCATTATAAATAACGTTACCTTGATAATCAAAAGTTAattgtttcaaaaataatttgtagCCTTCGTCCAACTTGGATCTATTTACATCTTCCTGAAAATTATCAAAAAACGAACAACATATGCAATTCTGAGTTTTGGCAGATAATTTAACAGTTGGGAGAAAACAAGTTGTTTTCGCAATCCATTATATTAATGAGTAGCGATCGTAGCACTGGCGCGACCGGAAGAACCGCTACCCTACTTCCGGTCTCGGTCGCCATCTTGTGAAATAGGCCTATTGTTATGCAATTGACCATGTATATAACCATACCAGGTATGGGCAAACTCGGTCTTGGAGGGCCGAtatccctgcagagtttagctccaaccctagtATATATCACATGCCTATAGTCTTCCAGTTATCCTGAAAACACCGATTAGtgtgttcagatgtgtttgatcagggttggagctaaaccctCAAagacattggccctccaggacccaGGTTGTAAGGGTGGTTTTTCAGGCGGTTCAGGCTGTAGGATAGCCAAAGGACTAAGAAGCGTTATCAGCACAATGGTATAAAATTGTGCATTTCTCGCCTATTACCACGCACTGCCACTTATACCAACATTGGAAATAAGTGCAGTTAGAATAGCTAAATATATGGGAGAGCATTGAGGGACTTTACGTTACGCAACTTCACTATTAACCTTGAATCACTAGTTAGAGAGgagaaaaagagggagagaaagcAGAGCCCCAAGAAGAGCTCCAGCAAAGAAAAGAGGCAGCAAAGGAAAGTGACAGAGCAACAGTTACAATCTTCTTTTATCCCTTCTTTGGCCATGTGTATAAAAACCAAATGTGAGCCATTCAAACTGACTACTCAGCAGATTACAGCTTCACCCACTGTGCAAAAGGTGACAATCAGAAGATCATCGATGTGTACACATGTTGATCACTGTCAGCACCTCTGTGCCTTCAGGAATGGCACTTGTAGTAATAGAAAGGGGGTGGAAACAGCAAAACAAACATCTGTgtccaatttaaaatatctttggATAATTTCCAGACCGTTTTTATAACAACCtttctttaattatatattttttgtactttaattaattgttgaaatatacatatttaaacagtggatatacaaaaatgttttattgacaattttgtttctctttttaattCTGTTTCAGATAAACTGGTTGGGGCTTATTGGTGGGGCGGACGTGCGCGACTGCACCTGGCGCATATTAAAGAGGTTGTTTGCCAACTCTCTGGCAAAGAACCTTAATTGGAGAGGAGTCAATGGAAAGACTTCAGTGGCCACTCTTCAACTCAGAGAGGTTGTGATTGGAGACAGTATCCCCCgatttcacagacaaggcttaggCCTAGTCCCggactaaaatgtaattctgagctatttcaactgaaagaaacttgcactgactgatctttaaatatatcagtgcatttgttttgtctcaagttGCATACCAATTATTTTTTCAATAagtcacatttataaaaaattacttaGATGTCCTAATTGGAATGTGgactaatcctggcttagtctaagccctgtctgtgaaaccatgcCTGTTTACATACAAAGTTAGCTATTTCTGTAGTGGGTACGAGTAAATAcattcatggccaaaagttttgagaattacataaatattagttttcaaaaagtttgctgctaaactgcttttagatctttgttttagttgtttctgtgatgtactgaaatataattacaagcacttcatacgtttcaaaggcttttatcgacaattacatgacatttatgcaaagagtcagtatttgcagtgttggcccttctttttcaggacctctgcaattcgactgggcatgctctcaatcaatcaaatcctgactgatagcaacccattctttcataatcacttcttggagtttgtcagaattagtgggtttttgtttgtccaccctcctcttgaggattgaccacaagttcacaatgggattaagatctggggagtttccaggccatggacccaaaatttcaacattctggtccccgagccacttagttatcacttttgccttatggcacggtgctccatcgtgctggaaaatgcattgttcttcaccaaactgttgttagattgttggaagaagttgctgttggagggtgttttggtaccattctttattcatggctgtgtttttgggcagcattgtgagtgagcccactcccttggatgagaaggaaccccacacatgaatggtgtcaggatgctttactgttggcatgacacaggactgatggtagctctcaccttttcttctccggacaagcctttttccagatgccccaaacaatcggaaagggtcttcatcggagaatatgactttgccccagtcctcagcagtccattcactatactttctgcagaagatcatctgtccctgatgtttattttggagagaagtggcttttttgctgcccttcttgacaccaggccatcttccaaaagtcttcgcctcactgtgcatgcagatgtgctcacacctgcctgttgccattcctgagcaagctctgcactggtggcattccgatcccgcagctgaatcctctttaggagatgatcctggcgcttgctggactttcttggacgccctgaagccttctttacaagaattgaacctctttccttgaagttcttgatgatcctataaattgttgatttaggtgcaatcttagtagccacaatatccttgcatgtgaagccatttttatgcaacgcaatgatggctgcatgcgtttcttcgcaggtcaccatggttaacaatggaagaacaatgatttcaagcatcaccctctttttaacatgtcaagtctgccattctaacccaatcagcctgatataatgatctccagccttgtgctcgtcaacattctcacctgagttaacaagacgattactgaaatgatctcagcaggtcctttaatgacagcaatgaaatgcagtggaaaggtttttttgggattaagttttaactttcatggcaaagaaggactatgcaattcatctgatcactcttcataacattctggagtatatgtaaattgctattataaaaacttaagcagcaacttttccaatttccaatatttatgtaattctcaaaacttttggccacgactgtatatgcaaattgctattataaaaacttaagcagcaacttttccaatttccaatatttatgtaattctcaaaacttttggccacgactgtacagttcTTTACAATCTGTAATACACATTATCATTATTTAGGTCACTTAATCAAATCATGTTACACAGTATGCACAACAATATGGCGTGCGGTCCGGTCCAAAAGTAAGGCTACCGACTTGTCGCaggaattcaccatacaattgccagtagccactgagtttaccactgataggccggcggtgcatcagtatacacacttaccacacgcagcgaacgactccctttcctcagtgaacgaatTACtttcagcgaacgactcactttcctcagtgaacgactcacgcaacaaacgactcactttcctcacacagcgaacgactcactttcctcagtgaatgactcatgcagcgaacgactcactttcctcatgcagcgaacgactcacttacctcacgcagccggcgactcACTTTCCGCATCCGGAGACTccctttccgcagccggagacccactttgcACAGTCGGACACTCACTTTCCGCACGCAGCAGACCACTGACTCTATTCATGTAGGggccgaatattataattaaagtgacttctacattgcatccaaaataatatttagatatgatatttaaatattcagaaaggtgtacatttcagtaaaatgaaataattgcctattgcaaatttatgaatgcatggttaactttttttctgcaggcaCTAGGCTATATGtactgagacattttaaaatctatattttgtaaaaaataaaccagaattataatctaaacatctgtattttcataaaaaattcataaataagtaggctaataaatatataatgtttaaaaaaatatgatataaactcTTATATAGTGAGAGCTAAGctaagcaataaaaaataaaaaggcacagGTTAGGTCAAGGTGTGCAGCAAACAGCTAAAACCCCAGTACTACGTTTTTATAAACTGTGGACCCCAGGAAACCTAATTGGTATGTATTTATACAGTGGTCGAATTTCGTAGCTAATTtcacataatgattacaaatgacaaaatcataatttttaaaaatgttttattgaaaaatttgccttattaaatgaaactgatgaattttggtaaatattttgctaaacgtgtttttgtgctggtagtaggctagtgctggcaccttgtctggtttaggcctTTCATGGATCaacaatgatgacaataaaactgccagtaggtgacagcaaattTAAGTATTTATCGAATCGTTCAAATCGAACTTTTCGTTCAAACCGGCTTATTCCATTAGAAAGGAAACAAGTGAGTCCATCTGAATGGACTGTTAAATCACTGGCTCATTTGATTCGTTGAAAATCTGATGAATTCAAGGAACGAAACACCATTTTACTATGCACTGTTGTAGctataaaattaatagcacatttgagCTCCCGCACATCTGCTGATACTCAAGCATTGCTTAatgtgcaatgaatataaaaacgtaaAACCTATTTTTCATGGcttaaattataaggacattctaactgtatttatgAATTCTAACAGACTTCATtgcgcagtgaatgcttttgttttgttttgtacatttttttttacatttttttgcaaagtcggtgactcCAAATGTCAGCTCTATCGTCTCTCAATCCAtcacaaacagcgtatgaggacaatggaagcaatcaaaaacaacaaaaaagcaatgacatacaagtgctataagaagtatcagttagcttaaatgcagcACAcataacaaaggcttttaaataatataataaagaaaaaaaagaaaacagaatataaaaagaatagagcaaggtagtgttagaggtctttttttgcctttgttaattgtataaaaaattaaaagtaaactGATTGAatattaaaggtcccatttttcgtgcttttttgaagctttgattgtgtttacagggtgcaatataacatgtgttcatgtttcgcgtgtaaaaaaacacagtatttttcacacaattcacctatctgtataccgctgttttcactgtcataaaaacgggctgatgtcttccttgttcaataaagtccctccttcagaaatacgtaacgagttctgattggtccagcggttcctgtgttgtgattcgacaccagctgagcgcaggctgccctcctggaaacgcgattgggctagttttggagtagttttgagaagcaagtgggcaggagcatgtgctggagatgtacttctaatcacaggagcgtttttactgatgagatgcgcatgaaaatcgcatttgatttttttgcacagccctaacatctagttaacaaagctaaacagtgttgccctttgtgtaataagttacagaaactgttaaacgcaaccaacttaaataataaaatacacttaccggttgtggtccataaacaacgccttctccagacaaagagggaactgctccatctttcaggaataatctttgtgcgaaatccggcattaaactgattgagactgagaaagctgtcctcagcaagctgtcctcagcaaaatgtgctgcacatagttttacatgtggattataattttcgagAACCGAGtttaacataaattgtaaccattaatctccaagtacagcatccctgggaaggccaaacaaaggtgattaggctccgagatgaaaataacagcgtttcgacgacatggcgacaaacacaaaagcagctcttcctcttctccgtcgtagcgcaacaagaccacgcccactgtttgtgaattcatgtgggcggaggttagtcaaaaaactgttttagtgacgtcattactgcaggaactagagggatgtagtccaaacgggtcgttttttgtaggcaaattctgttagataaaatatctcgcttggcatttaactttgagctttagaattttacagatattatttatactctaacaacaacattacacactaactaaagtttaaaacatgggatcacgaagaacgggacctttaaaagtaaaccgatagaatacaaaattctatttttaaagaatagaattagaatagtgagtgttaaacttagagggtcaaataaagatggaagagatggattttaagctgattcttgaagatggctaaggattgAGTACAGACAATCACAAACGAAGGgctgagactacagaatatcctcaatgctgaaagcactttctctctcacaaacagTATATACATACTCCCATAGAAACACAATATAACATGAATGATGTTTCTGCTGAGaaattgcttttttttccttAACACAGTTAAATTTTAGTGATGTGGTGGAAAACAAAttgtttatatcatattttttaaacattatttatttattagcctacttatatatgttatatatatatatatatatatatatatatatatatatatatatatatatatatatatatatatatatatattcaagttcaagtc from Carassius carassius chromosome 1, fCarCar2.1, whole genome shotgun sequence includes:
- the LOC132155713 gene encoding uncharacterized protein LOC132155713: MFKIVEFVESHEVDLVPAILLENGQCYLPNSLTDSYEEGRRKAKEAELMDDVTPLLSCQTFRIAPQQSSEPALLREVLTKLEMVLDQQSTILRLLQLREDQEHLLDIEEGLLPLQDLPRLLSLEQRIQQSPDYKQKPINWLGLIGGADVRDCTWRILKRLFANSLAKNLNWRGVNGKTSVATLQLREVVIGDIRRNPITANVAEMEVEGTIRRWLQLAADREGGRKRRLLEKAAVLSALVSLSVLRGGWA